In Myotis daubentonii chromosome 10, mMyoDau2.1, whole genome shotgun sequence, one genomic interval encodes:
- the TMEM60 gene encoding transmembrane protein 60 produces the protein MRMSLAQRVLLTWLFTLLFLIMLVLKLDEKAPWNWFLIFIPVWIFDTILLVMLIVKMAGRCKSGFDPRHGSHNIKKKTWYLIAMLLKLAFCLALCAKLEQFTTMNLSYVFIPLWTLLAGALIELGYNVFFVRD, from the coding sequence ATGAGAATGTCCTTGGCCCAGAGAGTACTGCTCACCTGGCTTTTCACATTACTCTTCTTGATCATGTTGGTGTTGAAACTGGATGAGAAGGCACCTTGGAACTGGTTCCTCATATTTATTCCAGTCTGGATATTTGATACTATTCTTCTGGTTATGCTTATTGTGAAAATGGCTGGACGATGTAAGTCGGGCTTTGACCCTCGACACGGATcacacaatattaaaaaaaaaacctggtaCCTCATTGCAATGTTACTTAAATTAGCCTTCTGCCTTGCACTCTGTGCTAAACTGGAACAGTTCACTACCATGAACCTCTCCTATGTCTTCATTCCTCTGTGGACCTTACTGGCTGGGGCTTTAATAGAGCTTGGCTATAACGTCTTTTTTGTGAGAGACTGA